The Apium graveolens cultivar Ventura chromosome 11, ASM990537v1, whole genome shotgun sequence genome has a window encoding:
- the LOC141695281 gene encoding secreted RxLR effector protein 161-like produces MDKAHSLTTPMVVRSLEVEKDHFRPRKQDEEALGPEVPYLSAIGALMYLTNNTRPDIAFAVNLLAGFSSDSTKRSRLVGYADAGYMSDPHFGRSQTGYLFTYCDTASSWKSTKQIMAATSSNHAKLLAIHEASRECIWLRSVIQHIRESCGLSSISDSPTVLFEDNSACIKQLKEGYIKGDRTKHILSKNFYTHEL; encoded by the exons ATGGACAAAGCTCATTCACTAACCACACCAATGGTTGTTCGATCACTCGAGGTTGAAAAGGATCATTTCCGTCCTAGAAAACAAGATGAAGAGGCTCTTGGACCTGAAGTTCCATATCTCAGTGCAATTGGCGCTCTCATGTATCTTACAAACAACACACGACCTGATATTGCATTTGCAGTGAACCTGTTGGCAGGATTTAGTTCTGACTCTACTAAAAG ATCACGACTAGTTGGATATGCAGATGCTGGATACATGTCAGATCCTCACTTTGGGCGATCACAAACAGGTTACCTATTTACATATTGTGATACTGCTAGCTCTTGGAAGTCTACAAAACAGATTATGGCTGCAACTTCATCAAACCACGCAAAGTTACTAGCAATTCATGAAGCAAGCAGAGAATGTATTTGGCTAAGGTCGGTCATTCAACATATTCGAGAATCATGTGGATTATCAAGTATTTCAGACAGTCCTACAGTTTTATTCGAGGATAACTCGGCCTGCATCAAacaacttaaggaaggatatatTAAAGGGGATCGAACAAAACACATATTGTCAAAAAATTTCTACACTCATGAACTTTAA